The following proteins are co-located in the Desulfomicrobium macestii genome:
- a CDS encoding response regulator, which yields MSTSPQEKDRFRFLVVEPDEDLAREMMIVLERLDVQVDHVRGHLKALAVSEDTEYDCLLVASRGIDISGLEFCALVRAREARRSLAPAYIILVGPEEDLVSIFTSADDIDDYMLGTWMDLELEWKIKRGLRAMSACRDFGASRLLDTETGLLTPEGLRTFLLEEVNRIGRREGWLSMSILAVPGLGGLRVSYGEAWLEWFRDGIWSSLRRQLRNY from the coding sequence ATGAGTACATCCCCCCAGGAAAAAGACCGGTTTCGATTTCTGGTCGTCGAACCGGACGAAGATCTCGCACGGGAAATGATGATCGTGCTTGAGAGGCTCGACGTGCAGGTCGACCATGTGCGCGGCCACCTCAAGGCCCTGGCCGTGAGCGAGGACACCGAATACGATTGCCTGCTGGTCGCCTCGCGCGGCATCGACATCTCGGGCCTGGAATTCTGCGCCCTGGTGCGGGCCCGTGAAGCCCGGCGATCACTGGCTCCCGCCTACATCATCCTGGTCGGCCCCGAAGAGGATCTGGTCAGTATCTTCACCAGCGCCGACGACATCGACGACTACATGCTCGGAACGTGGATGGATCTTGAACTCGAGTGGAAGATCAAGCGCGGCCTGCGCGCCATGTCCGCGTGTCGCGACTTCGGAGCGTCCCGGCTTCTTGACACCGAGACCGGCCTTTTGACCCCGGAAGGATTGCGTACGTTCCTCCTTGAGGAGGTCAACCGCATCGGCCGCAGAGAGGGCTGGCTTTCCATGAGCATCCTTGCCGTGCCGGGTCTTGGCGGCCTGCGCGTCAGCTATGGGGAGGCCTGGCTGGAATGGTTCAGGGACGGGATCTGGTCGTCGCTCAGAAGGCAGCTGCGCAATTATTAA
- a CDS encoding Smr/MutS family protein: MHNPFKSLDKDPSLRSRLKKKPPRGKAAPSNAPSRDDKARDHKSEEELFLHAFSDVEPLTKGGRDIAGMPRPREAVPPEPPSFARLLEENIEFDMEYTHEFITGQIRGLDAKIFRKLKSGEFSMQGHLDLHGMNTDQARVAVIDFLRRSYMEGKRCVLLIPGRGRNSPMGQGVLRQELTNWLTQAPLKRITLAFTTALPKHGGSGAVYLLLRQVRKDQGKIAWENIFTDLDG; the protein is encoded by the coding sequence ATGCATAATCCATTCAAATCACTAGACAAAGACCCATCCCTGCGGTCACGGCTGAAGAAAAAGCCCCCCCGTGGAAAAGCCGCGCCCTCCAATGCCCCGAGCCGTGACGACAAGGCCAGGGATCACAAATCCGAGGAAGAGCTGTTTCTGCATGCCTTCTCCGACGTCGAGCCCCTGACCAAGGGCGGCCGCGATATCGCCGGAATGCCCAGACCCAGGGAGGCCGTCCCGCCGGAACCGCCGTCCTTTGCCCGTCTGCTGGAAGAAAACATCGAATTCGACATGGAGTACACCCACGAATTCATCACGGGCCAGATCCGGGGTCTGGACGCCAAGATCTTCCGCAAGCTCAAAAGCGGGGAATTCAGCATGCAGGGGCACCTCGACCTGCACGGCATGAACACGGACCAGGCCAGGGTCGCGGTGATTGACTTTTTGCGGCGAAGCTACATGGAAGGCAAACGCTGCGTGCTGCTCATCCCCGGCCGGGGACGCAATTCCCCTATGGGCCAGGGCGTGCTGCGGCAGGAACTGACCAACTGGTTGACCCAGGCCCCGCTCAAGCGGATCACCCTGGCCTTCACCACCGCGCTGCCCAAGCATGGCGGAAGCGGGGCGGTCTACCTGCTCCTGCGCCAGGTGCGCAAGGACCAGGGCAAGATCGCCTGGGAAAACATCTTTACAGATCTTGACGGCTGA